The genomic DNA CTCCGCCGTGTGATCTATGTCTTCGACTTTTATATCGGGCTCTGATCTCAATAGTGATTTTAGATTCCTGTCTCCAAAAGCTCTGGAGACAGCCAACTGACCGCATACTCGGGGAACATCTCCTGAAATTTACAGTGTTAGATTCAATATGCTGTAAACAAGAACTTTAAAATCACACAGTTCTGCCTATTTTCAAAGGTGCATATTTCTGCTTAATTGCTTATCTAGAGTTACTAAAGGATAAGAATTACAATGGAGTTTCCAAAAGAAGAATATCTGATCTTCCTGCAATAATGATTATACTGGAAGCTAAAACATATGGtagcttttcatttttttttctaggtaAAATGATATATGAGTTCAGCTATTATCCCCAAATATTAATGCTGTTTCAGTAACCAATGAATTGAGCGCACACAGATGTCATAGGCCTCTAGTATACCATCTACCCCCAGAATTTGTTCTGCTGCAATTTACCGGCCCCCACAAAaaaaactaggaacctttcagCCTTTTGAACACTAATCCTGTTTAGGGAAAAAATTTTGGACCAGTATTTCTACTTTAAGAATATAACACTAGACTTAGGATTTAGAACTCCTTAAAATTAGCTAGTATGTGTCAGTGCTAAAATTAGTTTTTCAATCTCAAATGATTCCTTCTGGTAACCACACAAGAATTACTTTTGAACCTTAAGAGGAAGTGCAGACATTGATTACTGCCATACTTCAGATATTTTGACGTGCAATGCATCATGAAGCTGTTAGCAGCATCCTTTTTGTTACAAAACGAGTGCTTTTATTAAATATGACTTGCTACATTGAATTTACAGCAAAACTTACTTCGAACCATCTCAATAATAAGTTAACCACATGTTGTTGTACAATAAACATTTGCATATGACTTGTTGTAAAGATTAAAATAAAGTAATCATGTCACTGAACTTGGCTTGTAGGCACCTGTTGCATTTTCCCATACCTAAAAGCCTTTTACTAAGATACCATCAAAACAATTACTGAGATTGTGCATTTGAGATGTTTAAATGCTCTGAATGAGACCAGTGAACCAAACATTGAAAAATTGACCAGGCACCCCAATCATTTAAATCAAGGTACCGTGCTTAAAGAGTAAAAAATTGAGGGCACACCTGGCATATTCGAAACAAAGCCACCCCTATTTTCAATTACGCTGCGCTCAACATTCGGATCATGGTCTATTGACATCTGTATGGGCTCACCACCTTTCAAAAGAACAGCTCTTGAATCCCCGACATTAGCTACCCATAACTTCCTGCCGTTTACAAGAATGGCAGTTACAGCAGTGGAGCCACCTTGTCCCAAATTCGGAGTATGCGATAAAATAGCTTGGTCTGTTTTTTCATAAGCTTTTGTGATTGCTCTATCTGTATGTGTCCAAAACTCTTCCTAAAACAGCCCGATAAGAATAAGATCACCACACTGCTGGCAAATTAATCCTCATTGAAAAAAAGCTAAAAACTTACTTCTTTCAAAATATTTGGAAACAAATTCTTCTGTAAATACGCGGGAACGGTATCTCCTAGATGGCCGTCAAAAATAGCAAAAAGACCAAGCTCGTTTCCCTTCACATCGACAAGATCGGCGACGTGATAGTCCTCCATCGGATGATTCGTCATCCCTCTTACAAGATTATAGCCATAACAGACCTTGACCTGCCCCTGACAGCCTTTCCCTTTACCAGATGCTGTCGAACCATGTCCGGTGAACTGTATCGAAGCAGAACAATCAGCACGAGTGATGTGGTTGGAGTGTTAACATGAGATAGATTGCAATTGTCAGAGCTCCGGGTGGAGGGTGAAGAATTAGTGATGGTATTGTGTTCCAACAAGCAAatagtacttcctccgtcccaaattataggtcgttttggcttttctaaattcatagctattgctatgcatctagacatagcgtATATATATGTgaatagcaaaatctatgaatctaaaaatattaaaacaacttataatttgggacggagttAGTAGTGACTAGTGATTACTAGTACCACAAAAAATACATAATTAATTGACAAAATCTTCAGAACAATTGCATAGATGCTAGTATATGGCGAAAAACATTCACAAAGCATGTGCCAGCAGAAACGGATTACCTCCGAGCAACTGGCGCCGAAGCAGCATAACCTTGCCATATCTTGGTAATTCCCTCTCAGTTTCAATCCAGGAACTGAAAttttaaaaacaaaacaaaaaggagagGGCGAATTCGCAAGTACCCACAGCCACCGAGACACCTCTATTGGGACCAGGAGCTGAGCCCGTACAGGACCTGGGTGTACACCCGATAAATTTTACAAGAAAAACTCGAAGTTAGATACAGATAGAGCATCAAGCTTAATTACGCATAGTCAGATCCGGATACAAACAAGCTTAATTAGGGTTGGGGTGCTCGGTTTCGCACAGCCGAGCGGGCATACCTGGTGCACgggtgctcgtcgccggcgaagaccCGGCGCAGGGCGGCGGCCTAGTCGTGGCCGCAAGGAAGAAAGCCAAGAAAggcgggcgggagggaggagagagtgGAGGGGGACAGCAGGGAGGTGAGGTGGGTCGAGGATTGCAGTTGCAGGTCGCCACTGGTGGTGGCGCAGGAGTCGTCGCCCAGCCGTCGCCGCTAGGTGTGCGGGTGGCTTGGAACGGGTCAACCCAAAAGTACTAGTTTGACCCTGACGCACTCACTAGCCAACAAACCTTATTTATTCTGGGTCTCGGGTCGGGTTGGCCCTGCCCCTGACCCGACCAGATGATCCAACGGGTACCCAAACCACAGCCCAACGGAACTGTCGCTGCGGCTGCGATGATTCTCCACACGCGAGCTTCAGTTTGGGAGTTTCAGAGAGACGATACAGCGTGTGAGCAGAGCACTACTCTCCTGCGTGCCACAAGGCAGGGAACTCAGCCATCTGCTCCACCGTTGACATACGCCAGAGCCACTTCGCGTTTGTATGTCGTCACAGACAGAGTTACTCTTGCGCCAAGCCAGgcacttaaaaaaaaagttctctATGTCCATCTTCCTTTTTCCCTCCTGGCAAAACAAAGAGTACACATTTCATCATCAGTTTGTAAAATGGTATATCTGCACTAAACAGATTTTATCACTACTCCACTGTTATGCTCTGTTTGATATTTTTAAAACCCTGAGCCAATTACTTTGCTTTTTTACTTTATTAGATCACTAGTTTTGATAAACTATGATATAATAAAGTATTTTTTTACTGAAAAATCTGGTGATGTACTTTCATGCACTGAAGTTTGACATTTTTATAAGCACGTTAATTTGTTCAAAGTTTGTAATGTTTAATCACCGCATTGTAAAATACAGATAAAAATGAATTAAGGAAGGAGCGCTAGGAGACTACATGAAACTGAATATTACCTGCAGTGATAAAATGCGGTCTTCCACTGTGTCTTTGATGGTTAAACGGGAGACAGTCACAGGACGGATCTGTCCGATCCTATGTGCCCTATCAACTGCCTGGTCCTCAGCTGAGGGATTCCACCAAGGATCAAGCATGATCACATGGCAAGCGGCTACCATGTTCAGACCAAGATTGCCAGCCTTCAGTGACATAATAATCACTCCCACCTGAAGAATGAAAATGGATTACTTTGTCAAACTTAAAAAAGGTAAATAATTAGCAGTGGaaacggaaaaaaaaagagagagagtaGAAGGCAAGAAACGAACCTCTGGGTCAGTATTAAACTCTTTCACTGCTCTTTCTCTTGCGTTCAGAGGCATGGACCGTCCAGCCTCCTGAACTCAATATTGTTGCAGCTCAGTGAATGCTCTAGCAAGTCCAACATGCCAGTCCACTGGGTGAACACTATGGCCTTAGCGGGAGCTATCTCACTTGGAATTGATGCCGTGGCATCATGATCATCCTCTGTGTTGATGATCGACTTGAGTATGTTGATGGTGGCCCGGATCTTCGAAGAGACGTAACCACTTTCACAGATTGAGAATGGTTCGTCCTCAGATGTGATGGAACTTGTTGCATCAGACTCCAGCTTAGGCCAGAGAACGAACTTCAAAGCATAAGCTAATAAAAGAGATTCGGGGCTTACTTCCTTTCCGCAATGTGGAGGAGCGGGGCAGACCTTCTCTTCAACCTCCTCCTTATTTATTAAATTATCATGTACACAGTCACGGCAGAAAACATGACCACATGTTGCAACAACAGCTTTCACTGGTGGTTCCTACAGAAACAAAGACACTATTGGCAAATTGCAAGAACAAAATAATACCGAGAATAAGTGAGCTTGCAGTTATTCCAAGGCGACAAAATTTGCATGTACGAACTCTGAGTGAACTATTTGCTTACACTGCACATGGTACATTTTGCAGCACCTTTTTCCATATTTTCAAGCACATTTGCCGCTACTTCCACAGGAAGTTCCTTTGCCAATCCTAGAGAGTGGTCAAATGATTGTTTCCCCTTAAGAAGGAAAGGGTGGTTACAAGCCTGCCTAAGTTGAGACAGCAACGCCAGGATGTGCACATAGTTTTTCTGCATGTACTCTTTAGAGCGTCCCTGTAAAATGAACTCAACATGCAAGCATCAGGTATTGCACACTGAAATTTCAGTGCAACtgaaacttagtttggaaacaGAAATTTGAACTGAACATGTAGAATCAATTTTAACCTAAATGTGAACTGCATGCGAAACCTATCTTTCATAAAGTTAATGTGGGCAACTAGCTCATGTTCATCAACACTTCATCTTTCATAACTCATGTTCATGTGGACTGCTATTCTGACGTAAGTACGTAACCTTGCTGGACTGAAACATTTATCATGTAAGACAACACAGGATGGGGGAAAACTACTGACTACTTATTGAAAGAATATAGTAGAGTATGTAGACTGGCAATTACCCTTAACTTTTGACGAGAGTTTTCTTCAAGATATAAATAGAAAGCTCGCTCCTCCTTGGTGCAATCTATTTTACTCAACTGAATTGTCTTTGTTGGTATTTTTATGATTGGCTCGCCATCAAGGAGCATTTCTATATGGAAAGAGTTCAAACTTAGATCAATGAAAAAACTATCACAACCAGAAATGAACCAAGTAATCGCCAACTATGCTGAAAACTTTTAAAAGTTAGGGTGCAGAACATGATGGGATTTCCTTCACTAAAACAAAGTACCAGACACACACAATATCCATGATAATGGCACCACTCAAATTAATCTACCGTGAGTAACCATGTCGAGGAAAGTCGCCCGATAATGGcaccaccaccagtccaccaccaccatagaTAGTGAAACTGGCACCGGCGGCTTACCTCGTCGTCAAAGGAGCGGTCGGAGGagtccggcggccggcgcggttgCAGACTGGGGACAGTTCGAACGGGCGGAATTTCGATGATGGAGAGTGATCGGTGAATGGTGATCGATCGAGGTATTTGTTGGCGGCGTGGGGTACCGTTGGACGAGACGATTTGAAATTCGAAAAATTGAAACGGGAATGCGGCGGCCGAGAACCGGGAAACCAACCAAGGAAACTTGGAGCCTTGAAGGGTGATGAGGTGTGATCGCGGCGGGTCACCCTGATCAGATCGTATTTGCCAGCGCGTACGCTGCCACGGTGGCTAAAAATTTGGTGTTCATATTCTTTTTTAGACGATAGAATGCGAAAATTTTGTTCTGAGATGCAACGAGCACGAACACGACACACGCTTGTAACAGTtgaagtttcttttcttttgagacCAGGGAGTTCGTTCATTGATCAAGAGCATGGTTACAATCTGACTCGAGGTATCGATGTACGCATGACGGGGCTTGGTGCCACTCGCCCATCACACACACTAGAAACCTGCTTGGCCAGCACATGAGCTACCAAGTTACAAACTCTACTAGCATATACACAAAGAGAAGCTAACTAGAGAGTTATAAAGCTCTTGAATCTCCATGAGAATCACCGTAATTGACGATCGTTGCTCGTCTTTCAACGACCACAAACGCATGGCAGTCCGTCTCAAATACCACTCTTGTGGCGCCGTGTTTCCTCGCGAGAATCAAACCATCTCTGCAGGCTGACGCTTCCATGGTTAGTGCATCCACACAGAGATCATACCATCTCGCCGAACCTCCCTGAAAACAGCCATATTGTGACTCGCAGAACAGCTCCTGTTGCTCCACTTCCATCCAGATAAAAGGCGCCATCAAAGTTACATTCGATCCAATCTTCCTCCAATGGTTTCCATCTAGGCAACACCTTCGGCACCTGCTCTTTCTGTGGGTGGAGTACGTAGTTGCCATAGATCATAAGCCGTATCACGCACCCGCATAACTGCTTGACGAATTGGCAGCCCGGCTTCACCATGGCGACGCCGGTTCCTCAGCATCCAAAGTGACCATATTCCACATATGATCACTGCTCTATCTTTCCTTGAGCATACATTATCCTGTAGCAAATCACTCGCCCATGAATCCGGCCGGAGACATGGTAGCTTCACTCCAGTGATCTTCTTTGCCTGCTCCCAGAACATTCTTGCCACAGTGCATTCTAACAGGACATGCCATACCAATTCTTCATCTGCCCCGCATGTTTCACAATGCGCAGTAGGTTCAATGTGTCTTACATGGAGTACCTTCCTTGCCGGCAGGTAGTCATGTAGAACACGCCACCAGAACACCTTAACTTTAGTTTCCAAACCAGTTTCCATTGCCCTTCCTCCGAACCACCTGGTTCAGACTGGTTACCTTCATGTTGGTCTCGCACGTCTTCCTGCAGCCGGTATGCCGACTTGATAGAGTAGTTGTCGTGCCTCTCCATCTCCCATGCCCAGCAATCCTCCCCTCCAGCCCTTATTGGTAACTTGAGGATTGCATTTGCGTCAACAGGAAAGAAAATGTCCCTGATAAGGCCCTGCCCGACTTGTAACAGTTGAAGTTGACTAGAGCAATTATCACACAAAAAAAGCATCTGTTCCACAATTAGCAGCTACAGGTTTCGTGTCTAGGCTAATCAAAGAACAAAAATGCAACGATATCTATATGACATCCATGTACAAATCTTCTCCTTCGGATGGAAGAGCTCTCTCACAACTACGAAAACCAGCAGAACGCTACACTGTCCACCCACTGCAACAACAGTGCAAATGTGGGCTTGGAGCATCGGCCATTGGTGAGGTGCATAAGCATACACTACCTCAGCTTCAAAATGCCTACTTGCATAAATAACAGTGCCAGATACTACCATCAAACTCTAACCTAGCCTATGTGTTAAGATTGTCACAGAAAAAAAGTCATCAGCCCCACGAATGATTACAAGTCCGCCATCACACCATGAAGAGGTATCTGAGATCTTCATCGGTGAGTCGGGTAGCATTGCCACTGGAACCGTCCTCGCCAAAGGCAGATTGCACCATCgttctcttcttctcctgggAGGGAAATATACACAATTTGTCAATAAAAACATGGAAAAGGCAGAAGACAAAAACAACAATGGTAAGATGGCCGATGAACTGATCCGCAGTGTCAGATTAATAGCATGGATAAACCTTCTAGCTAACATAGAATCATTTTGGAAACAAAGAGATCGACACTGGCATATGATGTGCATAGATAATAGCTGCTTCAATATATATTATTAGCCTCACATTCATCATCATTTCATTGTTCATTGTAGCTGCTATATCATTTCACGCCAATCATTATTTCCTAATACAAGATGTGGCACGAAATTGAAGTACTGGTGGTATTGGCTAAAAGTTGGCTGACCACCTCAAGATTACAAAACTATATTGAAATGAGAGAAACATGCATATGATATGATTAGAGGCATGTATCctctaattaaaaaaaagaaagaataccATGATCTCGAAATGAAAATGCAGGAGCCAAAGTATTACCTGCAGAGCTAAAATGCGGTCTTCCACCGTGTCCTTTACTGTAAACCGCGAAACAGTAACAGGACGGGTCTGACCAATCCTGTGTGCTCTGTCAACAGCTT from Setaria italica strain Yugu1 chromosome VII, Setaria_italica_v2.0, whole genome shotgun sequence includes the following:
- the LOC101754812 gene encoding probable protein phosphatase 2C 41, yielding MARLCCFGASCSEFTGHGSTASGKGKGCQGQVKVCYGYNLVRGMTNHPMEDYHVADLVDVKGNELGLFAIFDGHLGDTVPAYLQKNLFPNILKEEEFWTHTDRAITKAYEKTDQAILSHTPNLGQGGSTAVTAILVNGRKLWVANVGDSRAVLLKGGEPIQMSIDHDPNVERSVIENRGGFVSNMPGDVPRVCGQLAVSRAFGDRNLKSLLRSEPDIKVEDIDHTAELLVLASDGLWKVMNNQEVVDLAKRYKDPYAAARQLTAAALKRESKDDISCIVVRFKA